One Vespula pensylvanica isolate Volc-1 chromosome 3, ASM1446617v1, whole genome shotgun sequence DNA window includes the following coding sequences:
- the LOC122627948 gene encoding inositol-trisphosphate 3-kinase A isoform X3, translating to MIPPMMILRKQMKGWDCFNMVESSECESTEGRPRYWRTPSVVVSDYSDYSYLDENFERTNLDVEKYDGTSGSPSQASSCSCLDCDEIQESLNIKFLQVCRLRRHSDSCCLCLGQSNTASMRNLHEAGNRRNSCVETTGSYYTKFDSPVPEYTDDNPSELKDQSKVELLDVPPVRKVSDCSTTSSLSGDDCDISEELQPVKSLRTSGWRKLRNVIHWAPFFQIYKKQRYPWVQLAGHQGNFRAGPTPGTILKRFCPQEEACFRLLMRDILRPYVPEFKGVLDIRESEEENCEDSESKTKNKDEDKTIEKGSIVCSYLQLQDLLGDFEQPCVMDCKVGVRTYLESELAKAKERPKLRKDMYEKMVQIDPTAPSVEEHRLQGVTKPRYMVWRETISSTATLGFRVEGIKLAHGGSSKDFKTTKTHEQVTEALKRFVEGYAHVVPKYLQRLKAIRTTLKASPFFASHEVVGSSLLFVHDVTNAGIWMIDFAKTLPLPQHLSEIRHDVEWQVGSHEDGYLIGVNNLIDIFEEIRSSQI from the exons ATGATACCACCAATGATGATACTACGGAAGCAAATGAAAG GATGGGATTGTTTTAACATGGTAGAAAGTAGCGAATGTGAGTCTACCGAAGGGCGACCAAGATATTGGAGAACGCCAAGTGTGGTTGTTAGCGATTATTCGGATTATTCTTACTTAGATGAAAACTTCGAGAGAACCAATCTTGACGTCGAAAAGTATGATGGAACGAGTGGCAGTCCAAGTCAAGCCAGTAGTTGTTCTTGTTTGGATTGCGACGAGATACAAGAGtctttaaatataaagttCCTTCAAGTTTGTCGTCTTCGTCGACATTCTGATTCCTGTTGTTTGTGCCTAGGGCAATCAAATACCGCTTCTATGAG GAATCTGCATGAAGCTGGAAACAGAAGAAATTCATGTGTAGAGACTACTGGTTCATATTACACCAAATTTGATTCTCCAGTTCCTGAATATACAGATGATAATCCTTCTGAACTAAAAGACCAATCAAAAGTTGAATTATTAGATGTTCCACCTGTACGTAAAGTATCAGATTGTTCAACTACCTCCAGTTTAAGTGGAGATGACTGTGATATCTCTGAGGAACTTCAACCAGTTAAATCTTTACGA ACATCTGGTTGGAGAAAACTGAGAAATGTTATACATTGGGCtccattttttcaaatatataaaaaacaacgaTACCCATGg GTACAATTAGCTGGACATCAAGGAAACTTTCGTGCTGGGCCTACACCAGGAACTATATTAAAGAGATTCTGTCCACAGGAAGAAGCTTGTTTCCGTTTACTAATGCGCGATATTCTGAGACCATATGTACCTGAATTTAAAGGAGTTTTGGATATTCGAGAATCCGAAGAAGAGAACTGTGAAGATTCTGAgtcaaaaacaaagaataaagatgaagataaaacgatagaaaaaggatCTATTGTTTGTTCATATCTGCAACTTCAAGATCTTTTGGGAGATTTTGAACAACCTTGTGTGATGGATTGTAAAGTCGGAGTGCGAACATATCTTGAATCTGAATTGGCAAAAGCTAAAGAAAGACCTAAG CTACGGAAAGACATGTATGAGAAAATGGTACAAATTGATCCAACTGCACCAAGTGTCGAAGAACATCGATTACAGGGTGTTACAAAGCCGAGATATATGGTCTGGCGAGAAACAATTTCTAGTACGGCTACACTCGGATTTCGAGTTGAAGGTATAAAATTAGCACATGGTGGATCttcaaaagattttaaaaCAACTAAAACTCATGAACAG GTCACAGAAGCTCTTAAGCGTTTTGTTGAAGGTTACGCACACGTAGTTCCAAAATATTTACAACGCCTTAAAGCTATACGAACGACGCTAAAGGCATCCCCATTTTTTGCTTCACACGAAGTTGTTGGTTCGAGCTTATTGTTCGTACACGATGTTACAAATGCCGGTATATGGATGATTGACTTTGCAAAGACGTTGCCTTTACCACAACATTTATCCGAAATTCGTCATGACGTTGAATGGCAAGTAGGAAGTCACGAAGACGGTTATTTGATAGGTGTCAATAATCTCATTGAcatatttgaagaaataagaagttctcaaatataa
- the LOC122627948 gene encoding inositol-trisphosphate 3-kinase B isoform X1 codes for MKSKNLPQKEDDTTNDDTTEANERYDKFDTIRMPVVRVLSKSPPNDEGIEPDTERRRGSVARCWSLDSTLPSDDDTSNSVYQQNRHKLRVTRCYSSDSAVLSDEDQGKGWDCFNMVESSECESTEGRPRYWRTPSVVVSDYSDYSYLDENFERTNLDVEKYDGTSGSPSQASSCSCLDCDEIQESLNIKFLQVCRLRRHSDSCCLCLGQSNTASMRNLHEAGNRRNSCVETTGSYYTKFDSPVPEYTDDNPSELKDQSKVELLDVPPVRKVSDCSTTSSLSGDDCDISEELQPVKSLRTSGWRKLRNVIHWAPFFQIYKKQRYPWVQLAGHQGNFRAGPTPGTILKRFCPQEEACFRLLMRDILRPYVPEFKGVLDIRESEEENCEDSESKTKNKDEDKTIEKGSIVCSYLQLQDLLGDFEQPCVMDCKVGVRTYLESELAKAKERPKLRKDMYEKMVQIDPTAPSVEEHRLQGVTKPRYMVWRETISSTATLGFRVEGIKLAHGGSSKDFKTTKTHEQVTEALKRFVEGYAHVVPKYLQRLKAIRTTLKASPFFASHEVVGSSLLFVHDVTNAGIWMIDFAKTLPLPQHLSEIRHDVEWQVGSHEDGYLIGVNNLIDIFEEIRSSQI; via the exons ATGAAGTCGAAGAATCTTCCGCAAAAAGAAGATGATACCACCAATGATGATACTACGGAAGCAAATGAAAGGTACGACAAATTTGATACGATAAGGATGCCGGTCGTACGTGTTTTGAGTAAAAGTCCTCCGAATGACGAGGGCATTGAGCCCGATAcggaacgaagaagaggatcGGTAGCTCGATGTTGGAGTCTCGATTCAACCTTGCCGAGTGATGACGATACGTCGAACAGTGTTTATCAGCAAAACCGACACAAACTAAGGGTCACGAGATGTTACAGTTCTGATAGTGCTGTACTGAGTGATGAGGATCAAGGAAAAG GATGGGATTGTTTTAACATGGTAGAAAGTAGCGAATGTGAGTCTACCGAAGGGCGACCAAGATATTGGAGAACGCCAAGTGTGGTTGTTAGCGATTATTCGGATTATTCTTACTTAGATGAAAACTTCGAGAGAACCAATCTTGACGTCGAAAAGTATGATGGAACGAGTGGCAGTCCAAGTCAAGCCAGTAGTTGTTCTTGTTTGGATTGCGACGAGATACAAGAGtctttaaatataaagttCCTTCAAGTTTGTCGTCTTCGTCGACATTCTGATTCCTGTTGTTTGTGCCTAGGGCAATCAAATACCGCTTCTATGAG GAATCTGCATGAAGCTGGAAACAGAAGAAATTCATGTGTAGAGACTACTGGTTCATATTACACCAAATTTGATTCTCCAGTTCCTGAATATACAGATGATAATCCTTCTGAACTAAAAGACCAATCAAAAGTTGAATTATTAGATGTTCCACCTGTACGTAAAGTATCAGATTGTTCAACTACCTCCAGTTTAAGTGGAGATGACTGTGATATCTCTGAGGAACTTCAACCAGTTAAATCTTTACGA ACATCTGGTTGGAGAAAACTGAGAAATGTTATACATTGGGCtccattttttcaaatatataaaaaacaacgaTACCCATGg GTACAATTAGCTGGACATCAAGGAAACTTTCGTGCTGGGCCTACACCAGGAACTATATTAAAGAGATTCTGTCCACAGGAAGAAGCTTGTTTCCGTTTACTAATGCGCGATATTCTGAGACCATATGTACCTGAATTTAAAGGAGTTTTGGATATTCGAGAATCCGAAGAAGAGAACTGTGAAGATTCTGAgtcaaaaacaaagaataaagatgaagataaaacgatagaaaaaggatCTATTGTTTGTTCATATCTGCAACTTCAAGATCTTTTGGGAGATTTTGAACAACCTTGTGTGATGGATTGTAAAGTCGGAGTGCGAACATATCTTGAATCTGAATTGGCAAAAGCTAAAGAAAGACCTAAG CTACGGAAAGACATGTATGAGAAAATGGTACAAATTGATCCAACTGCACCAAGTGTCGAAGAACATCGATTACAGGGTGTTACAAAGCCGAGATATATGGTCTGGCGAGAAACAATTTCTAGTACGGCTACACTCGGATTTCGAGTTGAAGGTATAAAATTAGCACATGGTGGATCttcaaaagattttaaaaCAACTAAAACTCATGAACAG GTCACAGAAGCTCTTAAGCGTTTTGTTGAAGGTTACGCACACGTAGTTCCAAAATATTTACAACGCCTTAAAGCTATACGAACGACGCTAAAGGCATCCCCATTTTTTGCTTCACACGAAGTTGTTGGTTCGAGCTTATTGTTCGTACACGATGTTACAAATGCCGGTATATGGATGATTGACTTTGCAAAGACGTTGCCTTTACCACAACATTTATCCGAAATTCGTCATGACGTTGAATGGCAAGTAGGAAGTCACGAAGACGGTTATTTGATAGGTGTCAATAATCTCATTGAcatatttgaagaaataagaagttctcaaatataa
- the LOC122627948 gene encoding uncharacterized protein LOC122627948 isoform X2: MKSKNLPQKEDDTTNDDTTEANERYDKFDTIRMPVVRVLSKSPPNDEGIEPDTERRRGSVARCWSLDSTLPSDDDTSNSVYQQNRHKLRVTRCYSSDSAVLSDEDQGKGWDCFNMVESSECESTEGRPRYWRTPSVVVSDYSDYSYLDENFERTNLDVEKYDGTSGSPSQASSCSCLDCDEIQESLNIKFLQVCRLRRHSDSCCLCLGQSNTASMRNLHEAGNRRNSCVETTGSYYTKFDSPVPEYTDDNPSELKDQSKVELLDVPPVRKVSDCSTTSSLSGDDCDISEELQPVKSLRTSGWRKLRNVIHWAPFFQIYKKQRYPWVQLAGHQGNFRAGPTPGTILKRFCPQEEACFRLLMRDILRPYVPEFKGVLDIRESEEENCEDSESKTKNKDEDKTIEKGSIVCSYLQLQDLLGDFEQPCVMDCKVGVRTYLESELAKAKERPKLRKDMYEKMVQIDPTAPSVEEHRLQGVTKPRYMVWRETISSTATLGFRVEGIKLAHGGSSKDFKTTKTHEQFYRRSQKLLSVLLKVTHT; this comes from the exons ATGAAGTCGAAGAATCTTCCGCAAAAAGAAGATGATACCACCAATGATGATACTACGGAAGCAAATGAAAGGTACGACAAATTTGATACGATAAGGATGCCGGTCGTACGTGTTTTGAGTAAAAGTCCTCCGAATGACGAGGGCATTGAGCCCGATAcggaacgaagaagaggatcGGTAGCTCGATGTTGGAGTCTCGATTCAACCTTGCCGAGTGATGACGATACGTCGAACAGTGTTTATCAGCAAAACCGACACAAACTAAGGGTCACGAGATGTTACAGTTCTGATAGTGCTGTACTGAGTGATGAGGATCAAGGAAAAG GATGGGATTGTTTTAACATGGTAGAAAGTAGCGAATGTGAGTCTACCGAAGGGCGACCAAGATATTGGAGAACGCCAAGTGTGGTTGTTAGCGATTATTCGGATTATTCTTACTTAGATGAAAACTTCGAGAGAACCAATCTTGACGTCGAAAAGTATGATGGAACGAGTGGCAGTCCAAGTCAAGCCAGTAGTTGTTCTTGTTTGGATTGCGACGAGATACAAGAGtctttaaatataaagttCCTTCAAGTTTGTCGTCTTCGTCGACATTCTGATTCCTGTTGTTTGTGCCTAGGGCAATCAAATACCGCTTCTATGAG GAATCTGCATGAAGCTGGAAACAGAAGAAATTCATGTGTAGAGACTACTGGTTCATATTACACCAAATTTGATTCTCCAGTTCCTGAATATACAGATGATAATCCTTCTGAACTAAAAGACCAATCAAAAGTTGAATTATTAGATGTTCCACCTGTACGTAAAGTATCAGATTGTTCAACTACCTCCAGTTTAAGTGGAGATGACTGTGATATCTCTGAGGAACTTCAACCAGTTAAATCTTTACGA ACATCTGGTTGGAGAAAACTGAGAAATGTTATACATTGGGCtccattttttcaaatatataaaaaacaacgaTACCCATGg GTACAATTAGCTGGACATCAAGGAAACTTTCGTGCTGGGCCTACACCAGGAACTATATTAAAGAGATTCTGTCCACAGGAAGAAGCTTGTTTCCGTTTACTAATGCGCGATATTCTGAGACCATATGTACCTGAATTTAAAGGAGTTTTGGATATTCGAGAATCCGAAGAAGAGAACTGTGAAGATTCTGAgtcaaaaacaaagaataaagatgaagataaaacgatagaaaaaggatCTATTGTTTGTTCATATCTGCAACTTCAAGATCTTTTGGGAGATTTTGAACAACCTTGTGTGATGGATTGTAAAGTCGGAGTGCGAACATATCTTGAATCTGAATTGGCAAAAGCTAAAGAAAGACCTAAG CTACGGAAAGACATGTATGAGAAAATGGTACAAATTGATCCAACTGCACCAAGTGTCGAAGAACATCGATTACAGGGTGTTACAAAGCCGAGATATATGGTCTGGCGAGAAACAATTTCTAGTACGGCTACACTCGGATTTCGAGTTGAAGGTATAAAATTAGCACATGGTGGATCttcaaaagattttaaaaCAACTAAAACTCATGAACAG TTTTACCGTAGGTCACAGAAGCTCTTAAGCGTTTTGTTGAAGGTTACGCACACGTAG
- the LOC122627951 gene encoding protein FAM136A-like: MVAEQRRRVEDLMTRMIEEMDKAYLRRMQGNMHRCAATCCDNESYSILQVQNCVENCSSSLNEAQNYVQNEFVRIQNRLQRCVMDCNDTIKDKMSSNLTQNEVDRYSEEFDKCATKCVDTYCDLLPSLEKSMKNVLSSKV; this comes from the exons atggtCGCTGAACAAAGAAGACGTGTCGAAGATCTTATGACAAGAATGATCGAAGAGATGGATAAGGCATATTTAAGGAGAATGCAG ggTAATATGCATAGATGTGCAGCCACTTGTTGTGATAATGAAAGTTACAGCATACTACAAGTACAAAACTGTGTAGAAAATTGTAGTTCCTCATTAAACGAGGCACAAAATTATGTTCAGAATGAATTTGTAAGAATACAG AATCGATTACAAAGATGTGTAATGGACTGCAATGAcacgataaaagataaaatgagtTCAAATCTAACGCAAAATGAAGTGGATAGGTATAGCGAAGAATTTGATAAATGTGCAACAAAATGCGTAGACACTTATTGCGACTTATTACCTTCGTTGGAAAAATCAATGAAGAATGTACTTTCAAGTAAAGTTTGA